In one window of Drosophila mauritiana strain mau12 chromosome X, ASM438214v1, whole genome shotgun sequence DNA:
- the LOC117147235 gene encoding zinc finger protein hangover isoform X3 translates to MCDAAAATATTTTAVAAAVATTTASVALEATATQPGTTTTTTAVATASAGTTSPEAAIPTAATATSAKHSNSERSARQNCCRLCIAPQTECISIINSYAADKEPLSTKILNCVGIKVTPQDRLSQQICHACISYLNSWQSFKNRCFSSQAKQRQWLDNNKSKLLNYLDLNSAENGGGGFFDQHLHQQQQHHQHLENELEAEKEKATPTAASTAANILDGIHSLKKRKSLTVYPLPAMPIKDEPIDTDDDYQMKSIDESDDMVDPTMFLERSEHEGDVPLTASDYDYTAQHGVNASSVAASLPPNAVANVAAAGDSKVASCRACSLQFSTRANARRHERNLHPNLFQLSTDSPHNTPITKPTPALAAALEIQRAAAAAATAEANRAAGAAGGNISTQKYRQVVMNAFIKCEGGGYDYDNPEQYRPLLTRDKVEFIEQNDEFLEQYQTMTCRCCNKYFSTYKNFMAHVRKKYPQLPRNLCFNCLKMNDSKALFISHLKKRNCINLFRVLNALRGKTTTVVVPIADDGTDDGATGAVPVADAGAGVMAMNSPTVTASGEVVTPGGGSERPEKLRAKELLVNKLYECKLCPKGFRTKHEFRTHVYDKHADVQRKDNNSIQCSFCGLDFADPVDRRRHYNNMDCIVRLRCMTCDAKLETHQRFLDHVYQDHLGGVGGGAVSDNASTTGSGMARSNSMEHSPGKRSLLGALGVGSSAEESRSSSAAPPLTSTPKLVGGNQVGGGGSTSASAAAAAQSSANRDASAPKSQYFSRMPQVCPICGQQYNNYNNVLRHMESKHPNKLPETYKCVRCGLGYPRISYLREHMINVHGVDKNRHSGGFEYIVNADAVKLADGSTPNVYTGRYDYVMKDLMSITNGGTLDDDEEEPGSVAKKMRLDDSSNNSSLVGVASQQKECPICNAVFSNNIGLSNHMRSHYTASNAVNAALAAANRMTPKSLTITATPATDSEFGVGGTMSESAPATPANVPPAMANQTPQEQAVFRRSLDQAADRRFRRMRCRICQRRFSSKKSYRYHMLTDHQVQNVQFIKCKLCNAEFAYEKGLKVHLFKVHGRAIKDEMIIKQFECEVCSIVYSSESELQQHKRSVHKLTSASASTSASTSSKIDDDSLMDEGKPTSSDLADLSTLAAGGSTASAPLYWYQCKYCPSNFNTNKKLAIHINSHDEFDSNDYSCKDCGNVYSGRKSLWVHRYKKHPQVPNPAECSLCRKVFFDRQMHDNHTPTCNRKPITLTGAHQQQDGQLHSHHTTKRTIFRHKTGDDDDEEDDDEQQQLEERANSDGNGTTVGVASGSTAAAGTSLKIRIPEVACTICGARFTDQEHFSKHIQKHEQELYVDNPLAAMFDDGPADAGQFQVERQNENGEYACDLCAKTFPQVIALKVHRKWHFRGDSKQNPIDGEATQLTNNNHTTNNNNNSMHLRELHAVGLMPNQQQQSLNNSCNSSMNHNNNSSSNRSKSMKRKRELKCEYCASTFISNNNLRRHMYELHKHEVSNLPEPPVIVVDDHLTCRRCQLKFDTKELWIEHKLADAKVVRPFCPFQWGCDLCGEYLSRKEKLMNHINNHLKEDVIVPVATKAAIERTAAMESAAADANAAATLSALGEGAETEDQFAEKGEAAGATTADKLANPDEEDSDDLDEDSSGDDDDSSGTGDDDDDDDTDDDEDGEGEDEDEEGDGGEGEDEEGVQPPAQLLPQQLHKADLNQDDDDLVEEVITSDDDDDDDGEVESDDDDEDDDDEEDDVEEPEPVGLAVRPLMNGKSKMPPLIVASSDDEDDGVMPIDDIIEEEFDEDADPDPEDAIEEVDEDDLDEGDVEDEPNVVSTASFSESESSTTTTSNSHSHSHSTGASPEPHQKPYPQWAKALDSVSSSSSSSRRHSKQQGNSITNGSKGEA, encoded by the exons GTTACACCGCAGGATCGGCTGTCGCAGCAAATTTGCCACGCCTGCATCAGTTACCTGAACTCATGGCAGAGCTTCAAGAACCGGTGCTTCAGCTCGCAGGCGAAGCAGCGCCAGTGGCTGGATAACAACAAGAGCAAGCTCCTCAACTACCTGGACCTGAACAGTGCCGAGAATGGGGGAGGAGGCTTCTTCGATCAGCATTtgcatcagcaacagcaacaccaccaGCACTTGGAGAATGAGCTCGAagcggagaaggagaaggcGACGCCAACGGCCGCATCGACAGCCGCCAACATATTGGACGGCATACACTCGCTGAAGAAACGCAAATCCCTAACAGTCTAT CCACTGCCTGCGATGCCCATCAAAGATGAGCCGATTGATACGGATGACGACTACCAGATGAAGTCCATAGACGAGTCCGATGACATGGTCGATCCCACAATGTTCCTAGAGCGCTCCGAGCACGAGGGCGATGTGCCGCTGACG GCCTCGGATTACGACTACACTGCGCAGCATGGCGTGAATGCCTCGTCCGTGGCTGCCTCGCTGCCGCCGAATGCGGTGGCCAATGTGGCAGCCGCCGGGGACTCCAAGGTGGCCAGCTGCAGGGCCTGCAGCCTGCAGTTCTCTACCCGGGCCAACGCCCGTCGCCACGAAAGGAATCTGCACCCAAACCTGTTCCAGTTGTCCACAGACTCCCCCCACAACACACCCATCACAAAGCCGACGCCCGCTTTGGCTGCCGCCTTGGAAATCCAACGGGCAGCGGCCGCGGCGGCCACCGCTGAGGCAAATCGAGCAGCGGGCGCCGCTGGCGGGAATATCTCCACGCAAAAGTATCGTCAGGTGGTGATGAACGCGTTCATTAAGTGCGAGGGCGGCGGCTACGACTACGATAATCCCGAACAGTACCGACCACTGCTCACCCGCGACAAAGTGGAGTTCATTGAGCAGAACGACGAGTTCCTCGAGCAATACCAGACGATGACCTGCCGATGTTGCAACAAGTACTTCAGCACGTACAAGAACTTCATGGCGCACGTTCGCAAGAAGTATCCGCAGCTGCCGCGCAACCTATGCTTCAATTGCCTCAAGATGAACGACTCCAAGGCGCTGTTCATCTCGCATCTGAAGAAGCGGAATTGCATAAATCTCTTTAGAGTCTTGAATGCGCTGCGTGGGAAAACAACGACAGTGGTTGTGCCCATTGCAGATGATGGAACTGACGATGGAGCAACAGGAGCTGTTCCAGTTGCCGATGCCGGAGCAGGAGTGATGGCCATGAATAGTCCCACAGTGACAGCCAGCGGAGAAGTTGTTACACCCGGCGGCGGCTCCGAACGCCCAGAGAAACTGCGTGCCAAGGAACTGCTGGTCAACAAACTGTACGAGTGCAAGCTCTGTCCCAAGGGATTCCGCACCAAGCACGAGTTCCGCACGCATGTCTACGACAAGCACGCAGATGTCCAGCGCAAGGATAACAACTCGATACAGTGCAGCTTCTGTGGACTGGACTTTGCCGATCCCGTGGACAGACGGCGGCACTACAACAACATGGACTGCATTGTCCGGCTGCGCTGCATGACGTGCGATGCCAAGCTGGAAACGCACCAGCGTTTCCTCGATCATGTCTACCAGGATCACTTGGGCGGCGTGGGTGGTGGCGCGGTCAGCGACAATGCCTCCACCACTGGCAGCGGCATGGCCAGGAGCAACAGCATGGAACACTCGCCGGGCAAGAGGAGCCTGCTCGGCGCCTTGGGCGTTGGTTCCTCGGCGGAGGAGTCGCGAAGCAGCAGTGCGGCTCCGCCGCTGACCTCTACACCAAAACTGGTGGGCGGTAATCAGGTGGGTGGCGGTGGATCGACCAGCGCTTCTGCCGCCGCAGCCGCTCAGAGCTCGGCGAATCGCGATGCATCCGCACCCAAATCCCAGTACTTCTCCCGCATGCCGCAGGTTTGCCCCATTTGCGGCCAGCAgtacaacaactacaacaatgTGCTGCGCCACATGGAATCGAAGCATCCGAACAAACTGCCAGAGACATACAAGTGCGTGCGCTGCGGACTGGGCTATCCCCGGATCTCCTACCTGCGGGAGCACATGATCAATGTGCACGGAGTGGACAAGAATCGTCACTCTGGCGGCTTCGAATACATCGTGAATGCGGATGCCGTGAAGTTGGCGGACGGAAGTACGCCGAACGTCTACACGGGTCGCTACGATTACGTGATGAAGGACCTGATGTCGATAACAAATGGTGGGACACTCG ATGATGACGAGGAGGAGCCTGGCAGCGTGGCCAAGAAGATGCGCCTGGatgacagcagcaacaacagcagcctGGTGGGCGTGGCTAGCCAGCAGAAGGAGTGCCCCATCTGCAATGCGGTGTTCAGCAACAACATTGGCCTGTCCAATCATATGCGCTCCCACTATACAGCCTCGAACGCAGTGAATGCAGCCTTGGCGGCTGCCAATCGAATGACACCCAAATCGCTAACGATTACCGCAACGCCAGCAACGGATTCGGAGTTCGGAGTTGGCGGAACAATGTCCGAGTCGGCTCCAGCAACGCCTGCCAATGTGCCACCGGCAATGGCCAATCAAACGCCCCAGGAGCAGGCAGTTTTTCGCCGGAGCCTTGACCAGGCAGCCGATCGACGCTTCCGGCGAATGCGCTGCCGCATCTGCCAGCGCCGCTTCAGTTCGAAGAAGTCCTATCGCTACCACATGCTCACCGATCATCAGGTGCAGAATGTGCAGTTCATCAAATGCAAGCTGTGCAACGCAGAGTTTGCCTACGAGAAGGGCCTGAAGGTGCATCTGTTCAAGGTGCACGGAAGGGCCATCAAGGATGAAATGATTATCAAGCAGTTCGAGTGTGAGGTTTGCTCGATTGTCTATAGTTCAGAGTcggagctgcagcagcacaAACGCAGTGTTCACAAGCTGACATCCGCCTCCGCTTCCACATCGGCGTCCACGTCCTCTAAGATCGACGACGACTCTCTAATGGATGAGGGCAAGCCGACATCATCGGATCTAGCTGATCTCTCCACCCTCGCGGCGGGTGGATCCACTGCATCTGCTCCACTGTACTGGTACCAGTGCAAGTACTGTCCATCAAACTTTAACACCAACAAGAAGCTGGCCATCCACATCAACTCGCACGACGAGTTTGACTCGAACGATTATTCCTGCAAAGATTGCGGAAATGTCTACAGCGGACGCAAGAGTCTATGG GTTCATCGCTATAAGAAGCATCCGCAAGTGCCCAACCCAGCTGAGTGCTCGCTGTGCCGCAAGGTCTTCTTCGACCGCCAGATGCATGACAACCACACGCCCACCTGCAACCGCAAGCCGATCACCTTGACCGGTGCCCACCAGCAGCAGGATGGACAACTGCATTCACACCACACGACCAAAAGAACAATTTTCCGGCATAAGACcggcgatgacgatgacgaggaggatgacgatgagcagcagcaactggagGAGAGGGCCAATAGCGATGGCAATGGCACCACTGTGGGAGTGGCGTCGGGCAGTACTGCAGCTGCGGGCACGTCACTGAAGATCCGCATTCCGGAGGTGGCGTGCACCATTTGCGGCGCTCGCTTCACCGACCAGGAGCACTTTAGCAAGCACATCCAGAAGCACGAGCAAGAGCTGTACGTGGACAATCCGCTGGCGGCGATGTTCGATGATGGGCCGGCGGATGCCGGTCAGTTCCAGGTGGAGCGGCAGAATGAGAACGGGGAATACGCGTGCGATTTATGCGCCAAGACGTTCCCCCAGGTGATCGCACTCAAGGTGCATCGCAAGTGGCATTTCAGAGGTGATAGCAAGCAG AACCCCATCGACGGCGAAGCGACACAGTTGACCAACAACAATCAcacaaccaacaacaacaacaactcgaTGCACCTCCGCGAGCTGCATGCGGTGGGCCTGATGCccaaccagcagcagcagagccTCAACAACTCGTGCAACAGCAGCAtgaaccacaacaacaacagcagcagcaaccgcaGCAAGTCGATGAAGCGGAAACGTGAGCTGAAATGCGAATACTGCGCCTCCACCTTCATCAGCAATAACAATCTGCGTCGCCACATGTACGAGCTGCACAAACACGAGGTAAGCAATCTGCCCGAGCCGCCGGTGATTGTGGTGGACGATCACCTCACCTGCCGTCGCTGTCAGTTGAAGTTCGACACAAAGGAGCTGTGGATCGAGCACAAGCTGGCCGATGCGAAGGTGGTGCGACCTTTCTGCCCCTTCCAGTGGGGCTGTGATCTGTGCGGCGAGTATCTGTCGCGCAAGGAGAAGCTGATGAACCATATTAACAACCATTTGAAGGAGGATGTCATAGTGCCAGTGGCCACTAAGGCGGCCATTGAGAGAACAGCGGCCATGGAATCAGCGGCAGCAGATGCGAACGCAGCGGCGACACTATCAGCATTGGGCGAAGGAGCCGAAACTGAAGATCAGTTTGCAGAGAAGGGTGAGGCTGCAGgggcaacaacagcagataaGTTGGCGAATCCCGACGAGGAGGATAGCGATGATTTGGATGAGGATAGCTCGGGCGACGACGATGATAGTTCGGGCACGGgagatgatgacgatgacgacgacacCGACGATGATGAGGATGGCGAGGGTGAAGATGAGGACGAGGAGGGAGATGGTGGCGAAGGCGAGGACGAAGAAGGTGTCCAGCCACCCGCTCAACTTTTGCCGCAACAGCTACACAAAGCGGATCTTAATCAGGACGACGATGATCTCGTCGAGGAGGTCATCACCTCcgatgacgacgatgacgatgatggaGAGGTGGAAAGtgacgatgacgacgaagatgatgatgatgaggaggACGATGTGGAGGAGCCGGAGCCAGTGGGATTGGCGGTGCGACCGCTTATGAATGGCAAATCAAAGATGCCGCCGCTGATAGTGGCCAGTTCGGATGATGAAGACGATGGTGTGATGCCCATAGATGACATTATCGAAGAGGAGTTCGATGAGGATGCCGATCCAGATCCGGAGGATGCCATTGAGGAGGTAGACGAAGATGATTTAGATGAGGGGGATGTGGAGGACGAGCCGAATGTGGTGTCGACGGCCTCCTTCTCGGAGAGCGAGTCCAGCACAACGACCACGTCcaattcgcattcgcattcgcattcaaCGG GAGCTTCTCCAGAGCCACATCAAAAGCCATATCCTCAATGGGCCAAAGCTCTCGAcagcgtcagcagcagcagcagcagcagccgccgccaCAGCAAGCAGCAAGGCAACAGCATTACTAACGGCAGCAAAGGCGAAGCCTGA
- the LOC117147235 gene encoding zinc finger protein hangover isoform X1, with protein sequence MCDAAAATATTTTAVAAAVATTTASVALEATATQPGTTTTTTAVATASAGTTSPEAAIPTAATATSAKHSNSERSARQNCCRLCIAPQTECISIINSYAADKEPLSTKILNCVGIKVTPQDRLSQQICHACISYLNSWQSFKNRCFSSQAKQRQWLDNNKSKLLNYLDLNSAENGGGGFFDQHLHQQQQHHQHLENELEAEKEKATPTAASTAANILDGIHSLKKRKSLTVYPLPAMPIKDEPIDTDDDYQMKSIDESDDMVDPTMFLERSEHEGDVPLTASDYDYTAQHGVNASSVAASLPPNAVANVAAAGDSKVASCRACSLQFSTRANARRHERNLHPNLFQLSTDSPHNTPITKPTPALAAALEIQRAAAAAATAEANRAAGAAGGNISTQKYRQVVMNAFIKCEGGGYDYDNPEQYRPLLTRDKVEFIEQNDEFLEQYQTMTCRCCNKYFSTYKNFMAHVRKKYPQLPRNLCFNCLKMNDSKALFISHLKKRNCINLFRVLNALRGKTTTVVVPIADDGTDDGATGAVPVADAGAGVMAMNSPTVTASGEVVTPGGGSERPEKLRAKELLVNKLYECKLCPKGFRTKHEFRTHVYDKHADVQRKDNNSIQCSFCGLDFADPVDRRRHYNNMDCIVRLRCMTCDAKLETHQRFLDHVYQDHLGGVGGGAVSDNASTTGSGMARSNSMEHSPGKRSLLGALGVGSSAEESRSSSAAPPLTSTPKLVGGNQVGGGGSTSASAAAAAQSSANRDASAPKSQYFSRMPQVCPICGQQYNNYNNVLRHMESKHPNKLPETYKCVRCGLGYPRISYLREHMINVHGVDKNRHSGGFEYIVNADAVKLADGSTPNVYTGRYDYVMKDLMSITNGGTLDDDEEEPGSVAKKMRLDDSSNNSSLVGVASQQKECPICNAVFSNNIGLSNHMRSHYTASNAVNAALAAANRMTPKSLTITATPATDSEFGVGGTMSESAPATPANVPPAMANQTPQEQAVFRRSLDQAADRRFRRMRCRICQRRFSSKKSYRYHMLTDHQVQNVQFIKCKLCNAEFAYEKGLKVHLFKVHGRAIKDEMIIKQFECEVCSIVYSSESELQQHKRSVHKLTSASASTSASTSSKIDDDSLMDEGKPTSSDLADLSTLAAGGSTASAPLYWYQCKYCPSNFNTNKKLAIHINSHDEFDSNDYSCKDCGNVYSGRKSLWVHRYKKHPQVPNPAECSLCRKVFFDRQMHDNHTPTCNRKPITLTGAHQQQDGQLHSHHTTKRTIFRHKTGDDDDEEDDDEQQQLEERANSDGNGTTVGVASGSTAAAGTSLKIRIPEVACTICGARFTDQEHFSKHIQKHEQELYVDNPLAAMFDDGPADAGQFQVERQNENGEYACDLCAKTFPQVIALKVHRKWHFRGDSKQNPIDGEATQLTNNNHTTNNNNNSMHLRELHAVGLMPNQQQQSLNNSCNSSMNHNNNSSSNRSKSMKRKRELKCEYCASTFISNNNLRRHMYELHKHEVSNLPEPPVIVVDDHLTCRRCQLKFDTKELWIEHKLADAKVVRPFCPFQWGCDLCGEYLSRKEKLMNHINNHLKEDVIVPVATKAAIERTAAMESAAADANAAATLSALGEGAETEDQFAEKGEAAGATTADKLANPDEEDSDDLDEDSSGDDDDSSGTGDDDDDDDTDDDEDGEGEDEDEEGDGGEGEDEEGVQPPAQLLPQQLHKADLNQDDDDLVEEVITSDDDDDDDGEVESDDDDEDDDDEEDDVEEPEPVGLAVRPLMNGKSKMPPLIVASSDDEDDGVMPIDDIIEEEFDEDADPDPEDAIEEVDEDDLDEGDVEDEPNVVSTASFSESESSTTTTSNSHSHSHSTGERRKKAVDQLNDPGFTCDLCQLCFDSQELLQSHIKSHILNGPKLSTASAAAAAAAAATASSKATALLTAAKAKPDSKSAVLANNNNSKTSSKTVAAAATH encoded by the exons GTTACACCGCAGGATCGGCTGTCGCAGCAAATTTGCCACGCCTGCATCAGTTACCTGAACTCATGGCAGAGCTTCAAGAACCGGTGCTTCAGCTCGCAGGCGAAGCAGCGCCAGTGGCTGGATAACAACAAGAGCAAGCTCCTCAACTACCTGGACCTGAACAGTGCCGAGAATGGGGGAGGAGGCTTCTTCGATCAGCATTtgcatcagcaacagcaacaccaccaGCACTTGGAGAATGAGCTCGAagcggagaaggagaaggcGACGCCAACGGCCGCATCGACAGCCGCCAACATATTGGACGGCATACACTCGCTGAAGAAACGCAAATCCCTAACAGTCTAT CCACTGCCTGCGATGCCCATCAAAGATGAGCCGATTGATACGGATGACGACTACCAGATGAAGTCCATAGACGAGTCCGATGACATGGTCGATCCCACAATGTTCCTAGAGCGCTCCGAGCACGAGGGCGATGTGCCGCTGACG GCCTCGGATTACGACTACACTGCGCAGCATGGCGTGAATGCCTCGTCCGTGGCTGCCTCGCTGCCGCCGAATGCGGTGGCCAATGTGGCAGCCGCCGGGGACTCCAAGGTGGCCAGCTGCAGGGCCTGCAGCCTGCAGTTCTCTACCCGGGCCAACGCCCGTCGCCACGAAAGGAATCTGCACCCAAACCTGTTCCAGTTGTCCACAGACTCCCCCCACAACACACCCATCACAAAGCCGACGCCCGCTTTGGCTGCCGCCTTGGAAATCCAACGGGCAGCGGCCGCGGCGGCCACCGCTGAGGCAAATCGAGCAGCGGGCGCCGCTGGCGGGAATATCTCCACGCAAAAGTATCGTCAGGTGGTGATGAACGCGTTCATTAAGTGCGAGGGCGGCGGCTACGACTACGATAATCCCGAACAGTACCGACCACTGCTCACCCGCGACAAAGTGGAGTTCATTGAGCAGAACGACGAGTTCCTCGAGCAATACCAGACGATGACCTGCCGATGTTGCAACAAGTACTTCAGCACGTACAAGAACTTCATGGCGCACGTTCGCAAGAAGTATCCGCAGCTGCCGCGCAACCTATGCTTCAATTGCCTCAAGATGAACGACTCCAAGGCGCTGTTCATCTCGCATCTGAAGAAGCGGAATTGCATAAATCTCTTTAGAGTCTTGAATGCGCTGCGTGGGAAAACAACGACAGTGGTTGTGCCCATTGCAGATGATGGAACTGACGATGGAGCAACAGGAGCTGTTCCAGTTGCCGATGCCGGAGCAGGAGTGATGGCCATGAATAGTCCCACAGTGACAGCCAGCGGAGAAGTTGTTACACCCGGCGGCGGCTCCGAACGCCCAGAGAAACTGCGTGCCAAGGAACTGCTGGTCAACAAACTGTACGAGTGCAAGCTCTGTCCCAAGGGATTCCGCACCAAGCACGAGTTCCGCACGCATGTCTACGACAAGCACGCAGATGTCCAGCGCAAGGATAACAACTCGATACAGTGCAGCTTCTGTGGACTGGACTTTGCCGATCCCGTGGACAGACGGCGGCACTACAACAACATGGACTGCATTGTCCGGCTGCGCTGCATGACGTGCGATGCCAAGCTGGAAACGCACCAGCGTTTCCTCGATCATGTCTACCAGGATCACTTGGGCGGCGTGGGTGGTGGCGCGGTCAGCGACAATGCCTCCACCACTGGCAGCGGCATGGCCAGGAGCAACAGCATGGAACACTCGCCGGGCAAGAGGAGCCTGCTCGGCGCCTTGGGCGTTGGTTCCTCGGCGGAGGAGTCGCGAAGCAGCAGTGCGGCTCCGCCGCTGACCTCTACACCAAAACTGGTGGGCGGTAATCAGGTGGGTGGCGGTGGATCGACCAGCGCTTCTGCCGCCGCAGCCGCTCAGAGCTCGGCGAATCGCGATGCATCCGCACCCAAATCCCAGTACTTCTCCCGCATGCCGCAGGTTTGCCCCATTTGCGGCCAGCAgtacaacaactacaacaatgTGCTGCGCCACATGGAATCGAAGCATCCGAACAAACTGCCAGAGACATACAAGTGCGTGCGCTGCGGACTGGGCTATCCCCGGATCTCCTACCTGCGGGAGCACATGATCAATGTGCACGGAGTGGACAAGAATCGTCACTCTGGCGGCTTCGAATACATCGTGAATGCGGATGCCGTGAAGTTGGCGGACGGAAGTACGCCGAACGTCTACACGGGTCGCTACGATTACGTGATGAAGGACCTGATGTCGATAACAAATGGTGGGACACTCG ATGATGACGAGGAGGAGCCTGGCAGCGTGGCCAAGAAGATGCGCCTGGatgacagcagcaacaacagcagcctGGTGGGCGTGGCTAGCCAGCAGAAGGAGTGCCCCATCTGCAATGCGGTGTTCAGCAACAACATTGGCCTGTCCAATCATATGCGCTCCCACTATACAGCCTCGAACGCAGTGAATGCAGCCTTGGCGGCTGCCAATCGAATGACACCCAAATCGCTAACGATTACCGCAACGCCAGCAACGGATTCGGAGTTCGGAGTTGGCGGAACAATGTCCGAGTCGGCTCCAGCAACGCCTGCCAATGTGCCACCGGCAATGGCCAATCAAACGCCCCAGGAGCAGGCAGTTTTTCGCCGGAGCCTTGACCAGGCAGCCGATCGACGCTTCCGGCGAATGCGCTGCCGCATCTGCCAGCGCCGCTTCAGTTCGAAGAAGTCCTATCGCTACCACATGCTCACCGATCATCAGGTGCAGAATGTGCAGTTCATCAAATGCAAGCTGTGCAACGCAGAGTTTGCCTACGAGAAGGGCCTGAAGGTGCATCTGTTCAAGGTGCACGGAAGGGCCATCAAGGATGAAATGATTATCAAGCAGTTCGAGTGTGAGGTTTGCTCGATTGTCTATAGTTCAGAGTcggagctgcagcagcacaAACGCAGTGTTCACAAGCTGACATCCGCCTCCGCTTCCACATCGGCGTCCACGTCCTCTAAGATCGACGACGACTCTCTAATGGATGAGGGCAAGCCGACATCATCGGATCTAGCTGATCTCTCCACCCTCGCGGCGGGTGGATCCACTGCATCTGCTCCACTGTACTGGTACCAGTGCAAGTACTGTCCATCAAACTTTAACACCAACAAGAAGCTGGCCATCCACATCAACTCGCACGACGAGTTTGACTCGAACGATTATTCCTGCAAAGATTGCGGAAATGTCTACAGCGGACGCAAGAGTCTATGG GTTCATCGCTATAAGAAGCATCCGCAAGTGCCCAACCCAGCTGAGTGCTCGCTGTGCCGCAAGGTCTTCTTCGACCGCCAGATGCATGACAACCACACGCCCACCTGCAACCGCAAGCCGATCACCTTGACCGGTGCCCACCAGCAGCAGGATGGACAACTGCATTCACACCACACGACCAAAAGAACAATTTTCCGGCATAAGACcggcgatgacgatgacgaggaggatgacgatgagcagcagcaactggagGAGAGGGCCAATAGCGATGGCAATGGCACCACTGTGGGAGTGGCGTCGGGCAGTACTGCAGCTGCGGGCACGTCACTGAAGATCCGCATTCCGGAGGTGGCGTGCACCATTTGCGGCGCTCGCTTCACCGACCAGGAGCACTTTAGCAAGCACATCCAGAAGCACGAGCAAGAGCTGTACGTGGACAATCCGCTGGCGGCGATGTTCGATGATGGGCCGGCGGATGCCGGTCAGTTCCAGGTGGAGCGGCAGAATGAGAACGGGGAATACGCGTGCGATTTATGCGCCAAGACGTTCCCCCAGGTGATCGCACTCAAGGTGCATCGCAAGTGGCATTTCAGAGGTGATAGCAAGCAG AACCCCATCGACGGCGAAGCGACACAGTTGACCAACAACAATCAcacaaccaacaacaacaacaactcgaTGCACCTCCGCGAGCTGCATGCGGTGGGCCTGATGCccaaccagcagcagcagagccTCAACAACTCGTGCAACAGCAGCAtgaaccacaacaacaacagcagcagcaaccgcaGCAAGTCGATGAAGCGGAAACGTGAGCTGAAATGCGAATACTGCGCCTCCACCTTCATCAGCAATAACAATCTGCGTCGCCACATGTACGAGCTGCACAAACACGAGGTAAGCAATCTGCCCGAGCCGCCGGTGATTGTGGTGGACGATCACCTCACCTGCCGTCGCTGTCAGTTGAAGTTCGACACAAAGGAGCTGTGGATCGAGCACAAGCTGGCCGATGCGAAGGTGGTGCGACCTTTCTGCCCCTTCCAGTGGGGCTGTGATCTGTGCGGCGAGTATCTGTCGCGCAAGGAGAAGCTGATGAACCATATTAACAACCATTTGAAGGAGGATGTCATAGTGCCAGTGGCCACTAAGGCGGCCATTGAGAGAACAGCGGCCATGGAATCAGCGGCAGCAGATGCGAACGCAGCGGCGACACTATCAGCATTGGGCGAAGGAGCCGAAACTGAAGATCAGTTTGCAGAGAAGGGTGAGGCTGCAGgggcaacaacagcagataaGTTGGCGAATCCCGACGAGGAGGATAGCGATGATTTGGATGAGGATAGCTCGGGCGACGACGATGATAGTTCGGGCACGGgagatgatgacgatgacgacgacacCGACGATGATGAGGATGGCGAGGGTGAAGATGAGGACGAGGAGGGAGATGGTGGCGAAGGCGAGGACGAAGAAGGTGTCCAGCCACCCGCTCAACTTTTGCCGCAACAGCTACACAAAGCGGATCTTAATCAGGACGACGATGATCTCGTCGAGGAGGTCATCACCTCcgatgacgacgatgacgatgatggaGAGGTGGAAAGtgacgatgacgacgaagatgatgatgatgaggaggACGATGTGGAGGAGCCGGAGCCAGTGGGATTGGCGGTGCGACCGCTTATGAATGGCAAATCAAAGATGCCGCCGCTGATAGTGGCCAGTTCGGATGATGAAGACGATGGTGTGATGCCCATAGATGACATTATCGAAGAGGAGTTCGATGAGGATGCCGATCCAGATCCGGAGGATGCCATTGAGGAGGTAGACGAAGATGATTTAGATGAGGGGGATGTGGAGGACGAGCCGAATGTGGTGTCGACGGCCTCCTTCTCGGAGAGCGAGTCCAGCACAACGACCACGTCcaattcgcattcgcattcgcattcaaCGGGTGAGCGGCGTAAGAAGGCCGTCGATCAGTTGAATGATCCCGGCTTTACCTGTGATCTATGTCAACTTTGTTTCGATTCTCAGGAGCTTCTCCAGAGCCACATCAAAAGCCATATCCTCAATGGGCCAAAGCTCTCGAcagcgtcagcagcagcagcagcagcagccgccgccaCAGCAAGCAGCAAGGCAACAGCATTACTAACGGCAGCAAAGGCGAAGCCTGACTCCAAGTCAGCGGTGCTGgccaacaataataacagcaaGACAAGCAGCAAGACTGTGGCAGCAGCTGCGACACATTGA